A section of the Methanococcus voltae genome encodes:
- a CDS encoding 6-carboxytetrahydropterin synthase QueD, which yields MIIELNGIYGGLRFSAAHIVFGHESCGVIHGHSYYIDVKLSGEQTGQFNFVCDFKVIKSIVKELANEMDHKLLVPEYHPEVKYEIKDDYLFMEYNHDGKLKKYMFPCEDVLMLPLASTTAEEMSEYFGEHIKNGLDKLGLLNSIEWIETTVNEGIGQGARSNLLIK from the coding sequence ATGATTATCGAATTAAACGGAATTTACGGCGGTTTAAGATTTTCTGCAGCCCACATTGTATTTGGACACGAAAGTTGTGGTGTAATACACGGTCATTCGTACTATATAGATGTTAAATTGTCTGGGGAACAAACGGGACAATTTAACTTTGTATGTGATTTTAAAGTCATTAAAAGCATTGTAAAAGAGCTTGCAAATGAAATGGACCATAAATTATTAGTTCCTGAATACCATCCTGAGGTAAAATACGAAATAAAAGACGATTATTTATTTATGGAATATAATCACGATGGAAAACTTAAAAAATATATGTTCCCTTGCGAAGATGTGTTAATGTTGCCATTAGCTTCGACAACTGCTGAAGAAATGTCAGAATACTTCGGAGAACATATTAAAAATGGTTTGGACAAGTTAGGGCTTTTGAATAGCATAGAATGGATAGAAACAACCGTTAACGAAGGCATAGGTCAAGGTGCAAGAAGTAATCTTTTAATAAAATAA
- a CDS encoding peptidylprolyl isomerase translates to MIATIITNKGTMKAELFEKEAPITVENFKKYAEEGFYNNTIFHRVINGFMVQGGGFTTDGVQKETHAPIKNEAKNGLSNKRGTLAMARTNVVDSATSQFFINHIDNAFLNYQNDMNYGYAVFGELKEGFEVLDEIAKVKTGNKSYFQDWPVEDVIIEKIIIE, encoded by the coding sequence TTGATTGCAACAATAATTACAAATAAAGGTACAATGAAAGCAGAGTTATTTGAAAAAGAAGCTCCTATAACGGTAGAAAACTTTAAAAAATATGCTGAAGAAGGTTTTTACAATAATACTATTTTTCACAGGGTTATAAACGGATTTATGGTTCAAGGTGGCGGTTTCACAACAGACGGAGTTCAAAAAGAAACCCACGCTCCAATTAAAAACGAAGCTAAAAACGGTTTGTCAAATAAAAGGGGAACCTTAGCAATGGCAAGAACAAACGTTGTAGACTCAGCTACAAGCCAATTCTTTATAAATCACATCGATAACGCATTTTTAAACTACCAAAATGATATGAACTACGGTTATGCAGTATTTGGGGAATTAAAAGAAGGTTTTGAAGTTTTAGACGAAATAGCTAAAGTTAAAACTGGGAATAAAAGTTATTTCCAAGACTGGCCTGTAGAAGATGTAATAATTGAAAAAATAATAATTGAATAA
- a CDS encoding DNA topoisomerase VI subunit B, which translates to MADEVNLFDEFKEHSISEFFRKNKHMLGYSGKLRSMTTIIHELVTNSMDACEEAEILPDINVTIERLGNEYYKLIVEDNGSGIPPKYVPKVFGKMLAGSKLHRQIQSRGQQGIGAAGVLLFSQMTTGKPLKITTSTGDGVIHEMDIQMSISKNEGDVLSHKTREGMYRGTKVEGEFKEVTYSRREQGPFEYLRRISLSTPHSKITLKDPEEEVLFDRTVFQVPEKPEEMKPHPHGITTDEMLHIARETESSRLSSMLSSELSRVTTKRVKELEMYILRDKLLEQYRDSFFWDTVIECYLNADFKYYFDKYGKYFDKKEIEEVNNLILGLPEGLSELKQYYLKYIITEYLFNKFDEDHIKEIRNQFKKKPENFVEYVSKQYLNASQMDEFRKKVRYITKRPESFVNSLVEFSMVSDVELEKYKKGIKKLLKINPKDVDWKEAELLVSVLQDMDFMAPSTIGLRPIGDENILKSLETLEPDFLKTLTRKPKTYKGGIPFAVEVGIAYGGNAGRFGENGRKMEIMRNSNHVPLLFDTTGCGLTNAVKSVNWKRYGLRSDEDAPITIFVNLISTHIPYTSAGKQAISTGTEDNEEIFNEIRQALMICGRDLNNYISRIRKAKEEEQKRKYVMKYAMVFAEGLSSITQKPKDEIEENIIYLLR; encoded by the coding sequence ATGGCTGATGAAGTCAATCTATTCGATGAGTTTAAAGAACACTCAATATCCGAATTTTTTAGAAAAAACAAGCATATGTTAGGTTATAGTGGTAAATTAAGAAGTATGACAACCATTATACACGAGTTGGTGACTAACAGTATGGATGCTTGTGAGGAAGCTGAAATATTGCCAGATATAAACGTTACAATCGAAAGATTGGGCAACGAATACTACAAACTCATTGTAGAAGATAACGGTTCGGGTATACCTCCTAAGTACGTGCCAAAAGTATTTGGTAAGATGTTAGCAGGTTCAAAATTACACAGGCAGATACAATCAAGAGGACAACAAGGTATCGGTGCAGCTGGTGTATTGTTATTTTCACAAATGACGACAGGAAAACCTTTAAAAATTACTACTTCAACCGGCGATGGCGTTATTCACGAAATGGATATACAAATGAGTATCTCCAAAAACGAAGGAGACGTACTTAGCCACAAAACACGTGAAGGAATGTACCGAGGTACTAAAGTAGAAGGCGAGTTTAAAGAAGTTACTTACAGCAGAAGAGAACAAGGACCGTTCGAATACCTTAGAAGAATTAGTTTATCAACACCTCACTCAAAAATAACCTTAAAAGACCCCGAGGAAGAAGTTTTATTCGATAGAACAGTTTTCCAAGTTCCGGAAAAACCTGAAGAAATGAAACCTCACCCACACGGTATAACAACCGATGAAATGTTGCACATTGCAAGAGAAACAGAAAGTTCAAGACTTTCAAGTATGTTAAGCTCTGAATTGTCAAGAGTGACCACTAAAAGAGTTAAAGAATTGGAAATGTACATTTTAAGGGATAAATTATTAGAGCAATATAGAGATAGCTTTTTCTGGGATACAGTTATCGAATGTTATTTAAACGCTGATTTCAAGTACTACTTTGATAAATATGGAAAATATTTTGATAAAAAGGAAATTGAAGAAGTAAACAATTTAATTTTAGGATTACCAGAAGGATTATCTGAATTAAAACAATATTACTTAAAATATATAATTACAGAATATTTATTCAATAAATTTGATGAAGACCATATTAAAGAAATTAGAAATCAATTTAAGAAGAAACCAGAGAATTTTGTGGAATATGTAAGTAAACAATATTTAAATGCTTCACAAATGGATGAATTCAGGAAAAAAGTAAGATACATTACAAAAAGACCTGAAAGTTTTGTGAATTCATTAGTTGAGTTTTCAATGGTTTCAGATGTTGAATTAGAGAAATACAAAAAAGGAATTAAAAAATTATTAAAGATTAATCCAAAAGATGTTGATTGGAAAGAAGCTGAATTGTTGGTTTCCGTTCTTCAAGATATGGACTTTATGGCACCATCTACAATAGGTTTAAGACCTATCGGTGATGAAAACATTTTAAAATCACTTGAAACACTCGAACCAGATTTCTTAAAGACTTTAACCAGAAAACCTAAGACCTATAAAGGTGGAATTCCTTTCGCAGTTGAGGTAGGTATCGCATACGGCGGTAATGCAGGTAGATTCGGAGAAAACGGTAGAAAAATGGAAATTATGCGAAACTCCAACCACGTGCCTTTATTGTTTGATACCACAGGTTGTGGTTTGACAAACGCAGTAAAAAGCGTTAATTGGAAGAGATACGGTTTAAGAAGTGATGAAGATGCACCAATTACCATATTTGTTAACTTAATTTCAACTCATATCCCATATACTTCAGCAGGTAAACAAGCGATTTCAACCGGTACTGAGGATAATGAAGAGATATTTAACGAAATAAGACAAGCTTTAATGATTTGCGGTAGAGATTTAAATAACTATATTTCAAGAATTAGAAAAGCTAAAGAAGAAGAACAGAAGAGAAAGTACGTTATGAAGTACGCAATGGTATTTGCAGAAGGTTTATCCAGTATTACGCAAAAACCAAAAGATGAAATTGAGGAAAATATTATCTATTTACTTAGATAA
- a CDS encoding ACT domain-containing protein, translating to MEVTGKTLEIMQAIEGVCTTKDVAGKLETHPKNIDRHIRVLRDLGLVETRKGKFGGICLTNEGKYLLKKKHINLISIKVRIVANDKIGLLAEITSIISEKGGNISATTLEKEDERVVVWLSLENLDYEDLKKILKDKVIKVSLV from the coding sequence ATGGAAGTTACTGGAAAAACTCTTGAAATTATGCAAGCAATAGAAGGCGTATGTACAACAAAAGATGTAGCGGGGAAATTAGAAACCCATCCTAAAAATATTGACCGCCACATTCGAGTACTACGTGATTTAGGACTTGTAGAAACACGAAAAGGTAAATTCGGAGGCATTTGCCTTACAAATGAAGGAAAATATTTATTGAAGAAAAAACATATTAATTTAATAAGTATTAAAGTTAGGATTGTTGCAAATGATAAAATAGGACTATTAGCCGAAATTACATCTATAATTTCTGAAAAAGGCGGTAATATATCAGCCACTACCTTAGAAAAAGAAGATGAGCGGGTTGTAGTTTGGTTAAGTCTTGAAAATTTAGATTATGAAGATTTAAAAAAAATATTAAAGGACAAAGTAATAAAGGTGTCATTGGTATGA
- the cyaB gene encoding class IV adenylate cyclase produces the protein MIEVEIKVSLENKDINKVISGLENLGFKKSGIKEQIDVYYNGIDRNFRETDEALRIRRSANLNDDLSVIDENTYITYKGKKLDKISKTRVEHETEVEDIDVMDNIFKSLGFKSVKPVRKVRKLLRKTIGATEEEYIEASIDSVDDVGQYLELEITVESLEQKDEALEKLFSVLETIGINKNNLELKSYLELRDEKLGIN, from the coding sequence ATGATAGAAGTTGAAATAAAAGTTTCTCTTGAAAATAAAGATATTAATAAAGTTATATCCGGTTTAGAAAATTTAGGGTTTAAAAAATCAGGTATTAAGGAACAAATCGATGTATATTATAATGGTATTGATAGAAATTTTAGAGAAACTGATGAAGCTCTTAGAATTAGACGTTCTGCTAATTTAAATGACGATTTATCCGTTATTGACGAAAATACGTATATAACGTATAAAGGTAAAAAATTAGATAAAATTTCTAAAACTCGTGTGGAGCACGAAACTGAAGTCGAAGATATCGACGTTATGGACAATATTTTTAAAAGTTTAGGGTTTAAAAGTGTTAAACCAGTTCGAAAAGTTAGGAAATTGCTTAGAAAAACCATAGGTGCGACTGAAGAGGAATATATCGAGGCATCTATTGATTCAGTTGACGATGTAGGTCAGTACTTAGAATTGGAGATTACTGTGGAAAGCTTGGAGCAAAAAGATGAAGCTCTTGAAAAATTATTTTCAGTTCTTGAAACGATTGGAATTAACAAAAATAATCTTGAATTAAAGTCATATCTTGAATTAAGGGATGAAAAATTAGGTATTAATTAA
- a CDS encoding exodeoxyribonuclease III — translation MKLISWNVNGIKAILQKGFVDFVKQENPDILCLQEIKTNSPSQILDLSEYKQYWNTASKKGYSGTAIFTKQKPKNITYGMDNFPDEEGRVITAEYDNYYLVNVYTPNSQRGLTRLDYRMKWDTKFLEYLLSLNESKPLIFCGDLNVAHKEIDLKNPKTNKKHAGFTEEERMGFDKYVENNFVDTFRLFNKESDNYTWWSYMHNARAKNIGWRIDYFCTSNSIVNYVKKSVILDKIYGSDHCPIKLELDC, via the coding sequence ATTAAATTAATATCTTGGAATGTTAACGGAATTAAAGCTATATTGCAGAAGGGATTTGTTGACTTTGTAAAACAGGAAAATCCGGACATACTGTGCCTACAAGAAATTAAAACTAATAGTCCATCTCAAATTTTGGATTTATCCGAATATAAACAATATTGGAATACTGCCTCAAAAAAGGGTTATTCGGGAACTGCAATATTTACGAAACAAAAACCTAAAAATATTACCTATGGGATGGATAATTTCCCTGATGAGGAAGGTAGGGTCATTACCGCAGAATATGACAATTATTATTTAGTAAATGTGTATACGCCAAACTCTCAACGGGGTTTAACTCGATTAGATTATCGTATGAAGTGGGATACCAAATTTTTAGAATATTTGCTTAGTTTGAATGAAAGTAAACCCCTAATTTTTTGCGGGGATTTAAACGTAGCCCATAAAGAAATTGACTTAAAAAATCCTAAAACGAACAAAAAACACGCCGGTTTTACGGAAGAGGAACGTATGGGCTTTGACAAATACGTTGAAAACAATTTCGTGGATACTTTTAGATTATTCAACAAAGAATCGGATAATTACACTTGGTGGTCATATATGCACAATGCACGAGCTAAAAATATCGGTTGGCGTATTGATTACTTTTGCACTTCTAATTCTATTGTAAATTATGTAAAAAAGTCTGTAATATTGGATAAAATTTATGGTTCTGACCATTGCCCTATAAAATTAGAATTAGACTGCTAA
- a CDS encoding cupin domain-containing protein has protein sequence MKNINSKYWVKKLDLEPHIEGGYFKRIYQSEETIHLSNLPDYFKNKTNGENLEYRYICTSIYYLLEKGQVSKFHRIKSDETWHFYAGKPLNIYTIQNGELLTYLLGNNLENGESFQITVPKNTWFAAEPLGDYSLVGCTVSPGFEYVDFEMASFEDLKKDLIDLNLMNEDNNNNNNILKFISKVE, from the coding sequence ATGAAAAATATTAATTCGAAATATTGGGTAAAAAAATTAGATTTAGAGCCACATATTGAAGGAGGGTATTTTAAAAGGATATATCAATCCGAAGAAACTATACACCTAAGCAATTTGCCAGACTACTTTAAAAATAAAACTAATGGTGAAAATTTAGAATATAGATATATTTGCACTTCAATTTATTATTTATTGGAAAAGGGGCAAGTTTCGAAATTTCACAGAATAAAATCTGATGAAACTTGGCACTTTTATGCTGGAAAACCGCTAAATATTTACACAATTCAAAATGGGGAACTTTTAACATATTTATTGGGCAATAATCTTGAAAATGGCGAGAGTTTCCAGATTACGGTTCCAAAAAATACGTGGTTTGCTGCCGAGCCGTTGGGCGATTATTCATTAGTTGGTTGTACAGTCTCACCAGGTTTTGAATACGTTGATTTTGAAATGGCAAGTTTTGAAGATTTAAAAAAGGATTTAATTGATTTAAATTTAATGAATGAGGATAATAATAATAATAATAATATTTTAAAATTTATTTCTAAAGTGGAATAA
- a CDS encoding MIP/aquaporin family protein, which yields MSIVKKSIAEMIGTCFLVFFGTGSAIMALLISNSLGMPGIGILGGIGEWLAIGLAFGLAITASIYAVGAVSGAHINPAVTIALWATKEFDTKEVLPYILAQLIGATLGSILLIGCIGASAATIGGLGATAPSAGFTYMQAMLAEIVGTFLLMITIMGVAVDKKAPNKFAGLIIGLAVAGIITTIGGISGASLNPARTFGPYLMDMFYGIDLWVYFPIYVIGPILGALIGAFIYKYIREE from the coding sequence ATGAGCATTGTTAAAAAATCTATTGCAGAAATGATAGGAACTTGCTTTTTAGTGTTTTTTGGTACGGGTTCTGCAATTATGGCACTATTAATATCAAATAGCTTAGGTATGCCAGGTATTGGAATACTTGGCGGAATTGGTGAATGGCTGGCAATTGGTTTAGCATTTGGTTTAGCAATTACTGCCTCAATTTACGCTGTAGGCGCTGTATCGGGTGCACACATCAATCCAGCTGTCACAATTGCCTTATGGGCAACTAAGGAATTTGACACAAAAGAGGTCTTACCGTATATATTAGCTCAGTTAATCGGTGCTACACTCGGGTCAATACTATTGATAGGTTGTATCGGTGCTTCAGCGGCTACAATTGGCGGATTGGGCGCTACAGCTCCATCTGCAGGATTTACATATATGCAGGCTATGCTTGCTGAAATAGTAGGTACTTTCTTATTGATGATAACAATTATGGGTGTAGCGGTCGATAAAAAAGCTCCAAATAAATTTGCAGGGCTTATAATTGGTTTGGCAGTTGCGGGGATTATCACGACGATAGGCGGTATCTCAGGAGCTTCCCTTAACCCAGCAAGGACTTTTGGACCTTATTTAATGGATATGTTCTATGGTATTGACTTATGGGTTTACTTCCCAATATACGTAATAGGTCCAATTTTAGGGGCATTAATCGGTGCTTTCATCTATAAATACATACGAGAAGAGTAA
- a CDS encoding KH domain-containing protein — protein MQDYENVEVVKIPKDRTGVLIGKSGDTKNKIEEALGIEIEIDEEGEITIYSTDKQVDALSLWKARDIVKAIGRGFSPEKALKLLSDSYMCEIIDISEYANSEKALLRLKGRIIGSGGKSRRYVEELTGTYISVYGKTVSILGEFEQVQISKDAIEMILKGTSHAKMYKFLERHRQSVKRRELELWK, from the coding sequence ATGCAAGATTACGAAAACGTAGAAGTTGTAAAGATTCCAAAAGACAGAACTGGCGTTCTTATTGGAAAAAGTGGCGATACCAAAAATAAAATAGAAGAAGCACTTGGTATTGAAATAGAAATCGATGAAGAAGGGGAAATCACAATATACTCAACCGATAAACAGGTTGACGCCCTTTCACTATGGAAAGCGAGAGATATTGTTAAAGCTATTGGCAGGGGTTTTAGCCCAGAAAAAGCTTTAAAATTACTTTCAGATTCGTATATGTGTGAAATAATTGATATTTCAGAATATGCCAACTCAGAAAAAGCTTTATTGAGATTAAAAGGTAGGATAATAGGTAGTGGCGGAAAATCACGTCGATATGTTGAAGAATTAACTGGTACATACATATCAGTTTATGGAAAAACTGTCTCCATATTGGGCGAGTTTGAGCAAGTACAAATATCAAAAGATGCTATCGAAATGATATTAAAAGGCACTTCTCACGCTAAAATGTATAAATTCCTCGAAAGACATAGACAAAGCGTAAAAAGAAGAGAATTAGAATTATGGAAATAA
- a CDS encoding DUF2193 domain-containing protein, which produces MKELYEKMINEAMAAQWADVEVIKAKRGTKYKLTDGKPYVDAVQKMEAIGDQCSEVFDLHKNSVKIHYDTLCDLTDTVRPEDDPFVEHYQTPAILEILYNEDPKFREAVEKFIDSVEKNSALIGKEVVRRYGGFYGPTCVVDFALIPGSTSNIVNQILRKTDISEHYKQAILASKSWGMNTSYGIGDKFAHAVEDGKTLEEAIDEEIKTIKMIYDTPIQAQAKLMEEAGHTSFDVLKYMQDYKKKMESTVKKAIDADVNYANIVTVPAYCVGDISHHIAQSTYNMCKDDVIMAIIEATSKVMDNTLRNNIDKYKSEFDVLSLATGSTAAAVEYILELDGFNAPTVVQLLTRRFHNYVQLYPKRGAAAELHNCDFMDMIYRGWKTLDKARRMKNGSGTKLMPMVNDMPVDLDPIAENEVIMNPQRYAYPACAITVRFSSLMRLSDYPCLLTSEPVTATMMTNAIALHKNNPGAPARVCKKCASSCLVDFRHEYCQWRESV; this is translated from the coding sequence ATGAAAGAACTGTATGAAAAAATGATAAATGAAGCAATGGCAGCACAATGGGCTGATGTTGAGGTTATCAAAGCCAAGAGGGGTACTAAATACAAATTAACAGATGGTAAACCATATGTTGATGCAGTTCAAAAAATGGAAGCAATCGGCGACCAATGTAGTGAGGTATTTGATTTACATAAAAATTCAGTTAAAATCCATTACGATACGTTGTGCGATTTAACCGATACGGTACGTCCAGAAGACGACCCATTCGTAGAACATTACCAAACTCCAGCAATATTGGAAATACTCTATAATGAAGACCCTAAATTTAGAGAAGCGGTTGAAAAATTCATAGATTCAGTTGAAAAGAACAGTGCACTTATTGGTAAAGAAGTAGTCCGAAGATACGGCGGATTTTACGGTCCAACCTGTGTAGTTGACTTTGCACTTATACCGGGTAGCACGAGCAATATCGTAAACCAGATACTTAGAAAGACAGACATTTCAGAACATTACAAACAGGCAATATTGGCATCGAAATCTTGGGGTATGAATACATCATATGGGATAGGCGATAAATTCGCCCACGCGGTAGAAGATGGAAAAACACTTGAAGAAGCAATCGACGAAGAAATAAAAACCATAAAAATGATTTATGATACACCAATACAAGCTCAAGCTAAATTAATGGAAGAAGCAGGACATACAAGCTTTGATGTATTAAAATATATGCAAGACTATAAGAAAAAAATGGAGAGCACAGTTAAAAAAGCCATAGACGCCGATGTAAACTATGCAAACATTGTAACAGTACCGGCTTATTGTGTAGGGGATATTTCTCACCACATTGCACAATCTACATACAATATGTGTAAAGACGATGTTATAATGGCCATAATAGAAGCTACATCAAAAGTAATGGACAATACATTAAGAAATAACATAGATAAGTACAAATCAGAGTTTGATGTATTATCTTTAGCAACTGGCTCTACTGCGGCTGCTGTTGAATATATATTGGAATTAGATGGATTTAACGCTCCAACAGTTGTACAATTGCTTACAAGAAGATTCCACAACTATGTACAGTTATATCCAAAAAGAGGAGCTGCTGCAGAATTGCACAACTGTGATTTTATGGATATGATATACAGGGGTTGGAAAACACTTGACAAAGCAAGAAGAATGAAAAATGGTTCTGGAACTAAATTAATGCCTATGGTTAATGATATGCCGGTAGATTTAGACCCAATTGCCGAAAACGAAGTAATAATGAATCCACAAAGATATGCGTACCCAGCGTGTGCTATAACGGTTAGATTCTCATCATTAATGAGATTGTCAGACTATCCTTGTTTATTAACAAGTGAACCAGTCACTGCTACAATGATGACTAATGCTATCGCATTACACAAAAATAACCCTGGAGCACCTGCAAGAGTATGTAAAAAATGTGCTTCATCTTGCTTAGTAGATTTCAGACACGAATACTGTCAATGGAGAGAATCAGTTTAA
- a CDS encoding TrmB family transcriptional regulator — translation MTKEEFREINLNKSTDPLSNFDNKNENNECNETNENIKNKNIGETNNNGKNDLRNIHNINETKTSNISNEIYSSRFETTNKDCIDKVYSLDDLDPNILKKISSLFSSEVRAKIYIFLRMYPESTVEEIAEGTNIYSSTVRDYIVEMYRNDYVIRKKIKKSKFGKKPYVYCAIEPTLMAKKVSKSLKDKITLLANIDMFFNPQHDEKTVIIDVISSKSSKNIQ, via the coding sequence ATGACAAAAGAGGAGTTCAGAGAGATTAATCTTAATAAAAGCACCGACCCCCTTAGTAATTTTGACAATAAAAATGAAAATAACGAATGTAATGAAACTAATGAAAACATTAAGAATAAAAATATTGGGGAAACTAATAATAACGGTAAAAATGACCTTAGAAATATACATAATATAAACGAAACAAAAACTTCAAACATATCTAACGAGATTTACAGTTCGAGATTTGAAACTACAAACAAAGATTGTATAGACAAAGTATATAGTTTAGACGACCTCGACCCTAACATATTAAAAAAAATATCTTCATTGTTTTCAAGTGAAGTTAGGGCTAAAATATACATATTTTTGAGAATGTATCCCGAAAGTACTGTTGAAGAAATAGCGGAAGGTACCAATATTTATTCGTCTACAGTGCGAGACTATATAGTTGAAATGTATCGAAACGACTACGTAATTCGTAAAAAAATTAAAAAAAGTAAATTTGGAAAAAAACCGTATGTATATTGCGCAATAGAGCCTACTTTAATGGCTAAAAAAGTATCAAAAAGCTTAAAAGATAAAATAACCTTATTAGCGAATATTGATATGTTTTTCAATCCTCAACACGATGAAAAAACTGTAATAATAGATGTAATCAGTAGTAAATCAAGTAAAAATATACAATAA
- a CDS encoding AAA family ATPase, with translation MLKGIINGEIEKKTITQIYGPPGSGKTNICIIAMIKFAKNNQKVIYIDTEGSLSTERVKQICPQDSEGIFKNTLLCEPYTFEEQCNVIESLEAVENIGLIIVDGISSLYRLELSNNVFHNTELNRNLARQIHILNKIAKKNDTAVLLTNQAKDSIGYKSEPPTDYKNKDFSEENETNGKYGKYGDLKSNKISPKNSYDDSFEPTGGKLLAYWSKSILKLEKFKNFRRLTLEKHRFHKDGEYIDFQIVQHGLEELSENNESKDFKDSKNDMKKQISLKNDS, from the coding sequence ATGTTAAAAGGAATAATTAATGGAGAAATCGAGAAAAAAACCATAACTCAGATATATGGACCTCCCGGAAGTGGTAAAACAAATATTTGTATTATTGCAATGATAAAATTTGCTAAAAATAATCAAAAAGTAATATACATTGATACAGAAGGTAGTTTATCCACAGAAAGAGTTAAACAGATTTGTCCACAAGATAGTGAAGGTATTTTTAAAAATACACTACTTTGCGAACCATACACTTTTGAAGAGCAATGCAACGTTATTGAAAGTCTTGAAGCAGTTGAAAATATTGGTTTGATAATTGTTGATGGTATTTCATCATTATATAGATTGGAATTATCAAACAATGTGTTTCATAACACTGAATTAAACCGTAATTTAGCAAGACAGATTCATATATTAAATAAAATTGCTAAAAAAAATGATACTGCCGTCCTTTTAACTAATCAAGCTAAAGACAGTATCGGATACAAATCAGAACCGCCTACAGATTATAAAAATAAAGACTTTAGCGAAGAAAATGAAACAAACGGAAAATACGGAAAATACGGGGATTTGAAAAGTAATAAAATTAGCCCTAAAAATTCGTATGATGATAGTTTTGAACCTACTGGCGGGAAATTATTAGCTTACTGGAGTAAATCCATATTAAAATTGGAAAAATTTAAGAATTTTAGGAGATTAACTCTTGAAAAACATAGATTTCATAAAGACGGGGAATACATAGATTTTCAAATTGTTCAGCACGGATTAGAAGAACTATCAGAAAATAATGAATCTAAAGATTTTAAAGATTCCAAAAATGATATGAAAAAACAAATTTCATTAAAAAATGATTCATAA
- a CDS encoding CatB-related O-acetyltransferase — MNVGALENHNFGKNVNIKKIDNPNVEIGEYTYYSGYYHGHSFKDCIMYLDEQDKDKIVDKLIIGKFCSIASGVKFMLGGNQGHCYNHISVYPLSIISHTPTDLDVETPKEFVKKGDTIIGNDVWIGAESLIMPGVKIGDGAVIGTRSLITKDVPPYTIVGGCPAKVIKKRFSDEKIEILQNIKWWNWDVEKIRECTPILMSENFEALKKLKDL, encoded by the coding sequence ATGAATGTAGGGGCGTTAGAAAATCATAACTTTGGAAAAAACGTTAATATAAAAAAAATCGATAACCCAAACGTAGAAATCGGGGAATATACCTATTATTCGGGCTATTATCACGGTCATTCGTTTAAAGATTGTATAATGTACCTTGATGAACAGGATAAGGATAAAATTGTCGATAAATTAATAATCGGGAAGTTTTGTAGTATTGCATCAGGTGTAAAATTTATGTTGGGCGGAAACCAAGGACATTGTTATAATCACATTTCTGTGTACCCTTTGTCCATTATTTCACATACGCCTACGGATTTAGATGTTGAAACCCCCAAAGAATTTGTAAAAAAGGGAGATACTATAATAGGGAATGATGTATGGATAGGTGCCGAATCTCTCATTATGCCAGGCGTAAAAATCGGAGACGGTGCTGTAATAGGTACAAGAAGTCTTATAACTAAAGATGTGCCCCCTTACACTATTGTAGGCGGTTGTCCCGCAAAAGTCATTAAAAAGAGATTTAGCGACGAAAAAATAGAAATTTTACAAAATATCAAATGGTGGAATTGGGATGTTGAAAAAATAAGGGAATGTACCCCTATTTTAATGAGTGAGAATTTTGAAGCATTGAAAAAATTAAAAGACTTATAA